Genomic segment of Pseudomonas sp. DY-1:
GTGGAAAAACCGATGCCCAGGCCAACGGTACGCGGCTTCACCGTCGCCAGTTTCACCTTCACGGGAATCACCTGGCCGGCGCCCTTCACCGGGCTGGCATCCACCCGGACCTCGTCAAAGTAGCCGCTGGCCTGCAGATGTTGACTGAGCTTGGCGACCTGGTCGGAGTCGTAGGGCGTGTTGGCTGGAAATGGCACCAGACGTGCCAGCAGATCGGGATCGAATGGAGTATCGCCATCGAAACTGACAGCACCCAGGCTGTAGCGCGGACCGCTGTCATAGATGAGCTCGATATCCGCCACCCCGGCGCGCGGGTCGATATCCAGTCGCTGACGCTTGAAGCGTCCGTCGAAGAAGCCGTAGCGCAGTCCCTGATTCTGGATCAGTTTCTTGGCGTCCTCGTAGGCGCCGTGGTTGAGTTGCGCACCGGTTTTCAGCGCCTTGCTATCGGGAACGCGAAACGCCTTCAGCGCGCCGGCCTCGCCCTCGATCCGCACCACTACGTTGCGCAGCCGCACCGGCTCACCGGGAACCACCAGCAGGTGCAGGGCGGGGTCCTTGCCACCTTCGACGCGGCTGTCGATCTCGGCCTGGTAATAGCCGAGCGCCTGAGCGGCCTGGCGCGCCTGGTCCTCGGCTGAACGCCGGAAACGTCGCAGGTCTTCTTCCTTGCGGTCGCCAAGGGCGCCGATATAGGCCTCGATATTGGCCTTCAACGGCGCATTGGCAGGTTCGACTTTCACGTCCAGCCTGGCCTTGGCCAGCGCCAGAGTGCTTGTGCAGAGCAGGACCAACAGCAGCGGCCCGCGCAATCCTTGGCAGAAATTCATGGGGCGAAATCCTACCACGGCATTTCGCCCTTTCTGTCGGAAATGCGAATCAGCCGCTAGCCCGCATCACCGGCCGCGGATTGGGGTGGAAGAAGACATGCTCGACCACCGGACCCAAGGCGACCTCTCCCACCTCCTCGTACCCCTGACGCTTGTAAAACTCCAGGTAACGGACGTTGCCGGTGTCCAGCACGACCCCCTGGGAGCCATCGTCCTCGGCGCACCAGTTGTGCAAGGCCTCCAGCAGCTTTTCACCGAGATGCCGCCCCTGGAACTCCGGATGGATGCCGAGCAACGGCAGCACGTGATAAGGCCCCGGAGGCAGGCAGGCGAGCACAGCGTCGTGGTAATCGAGATAGCGGCGGGTGCAGCGGAATCCGGTGGTGAGCAGCATGCGTAGCCGCCAGCCCCAGCTTTCGGTGATGTCCAGGCGGCGCTGTGGAGGCGCGATCAGGGCTATGCCCACCAGGCGCTCCTCGATCAGCAGGCCGATGGCCGGCAGGTCCTCAAGGAAATGCTGTTGCACCAGTTCTCGTACCGTGGCACGTACCCGCTGGTCGTAGCCGGGACGCTCGGCCTCGAACAGATAGGCGAAGGTAGGTTCATGGCGGTAGGCGTGGTACAGCAGGGAACGTGCTTCGCGGGCGTAACCGCCGTCCAGCAGACGCACCTCGACCGGCGCGGTGGGGATGTAACCGGGCATTCACGGCACCTCTTTTGTTATGGGTTCTATCGGGCCAAGAAGGAAATTAGCACCAGATTCCGGGCCCAGCCATGCCTGCTGGCCGGGCGGCCAACCATCGGCTAGCATCGCGTTTTTGCCAGGATGCCTTCGCGATGAAGATCGTTTCTTTCAATATCAATGGCCTGCGGGCACGCCCCCACCAGCTCGAAGCGCTGATCGCCAAGCACCAGCCGGACGTGATCGGCCTGCAGGAAACCAAGGTCGCCGACGAGCAGTTCCCGGAAGCGGAAATCCGCCAACTCGGCTACCACGTGCACTACCACGGCCAGAAAGGGCACTACGGCGTCGCCCTGCTCTCCCGCCAGGAGCCGATTTCCCTGTTCAAGGGCTTCCCGAACGACGGCGAGGAAGCCCAGCGCCGCTTCATCTACGGCACCTTTGCCGATGCCCATGGCAACCCGGTGACCGTAATGAACGGCTACTTCCCGCAGGGCGAAAGCC
This window contains:
- a CDS encoding N-acetyltransferase; its protein translation is MPGYIPTAPVEVRLLDGGYAREARSLLYHAYRHEPTFAYLFEAERPGYDQRVRATVRELVQQHFLEDLPAIGLLIEERLVGIALIAPPQRRLDITESWGWRLRMLLTTGFRCTRRYLDYHDAVLACLPPGPYHVLPLLGIHPEFQGRHLGEKLLEALHNWCAEDDGSQGVVLDTGNVRYLEFYKRQGYEEVGEVALGPVVEHVFFHPNPRPVMRASG